The Vagococcus penaei genome includes the window GGGATGGAAACAATTCAGAATCAAGTAATCAAAATGCATGAAAAAGGTCCAAAGAGAATTGCACCTTTATTTGTTCCCATGGTGATTGGAAATATGGCTGCGGGAAATGTTGCTATTAAAATTGGTGCTAAGGGTATTTGTACGTCCATTGTAACGGCTTGTGCGTCATCAACTAATGCTATTGGTGAAGCATTCCGCAATATTAAACATGGATATTCAGATGTTATTTTTGCTGGAGGTGCTGAGGCGACAATTTGTGAAATAGGTATTGGAGGTTTTGCAGCATTGACAGCTCTGACGCCTGCGGAAGACCCTAATCGAGCATCAATTCCATTTGATAAAGATCGTAGTGGTTTTGTTATGGGAGAGGGAAGTGCTGTTCTCGTTTTAGAAGAATTAGAACACGCTTTAGCACGTGGAGCTAAAATTTATGGTGAAGTTGTTGGATACGGCTCTAACTGTGATGCCAATCATATTACTAGCCCAGTAGCTGATGGTTCTGGTGCCGGAAAATGTATGGCATTAGCAATGGAAGAAGCACAAATAACCCCTCAAGATGTTAGTTACATAAATGCGCATGGAACAAGTACACCAACAAATGACGGTGCCGAAACAACGGCTATTAAGTATGCGTTTGGTGAACAAGCGAAACTTGTACCGATTTCAAGTACAAAAAGTATGGTTGGACACTTACTTGGAGCAGCCGGTGCTGTCGAAGCGTTAGCGTGTCTAGCAGCTCTGCAGAGTGACTTTATCCCGCCGACAATTGGCCTGGAGACACCCGATGAATCATGTGATTTAGACTATGTACCTAAAACAGGTCGTCAAGCCGAAGTGACGTATACCTTAAGTAATTCATTAGGATTTGGTGGTCACAATGCAGTAATTTGTTTAAAAAAATGGCGAGGTGAGTCATAAGTGTCTTTTTCAGAAATCAAAGAATTAATTGAGTTATTTGATACTAGTTCGATTCGTGAACTTGATCTGACGACGGAATCTACGCGGTTGTATTTGAGTAAGAACAATCATGCTAGACAGCCAGTTA containing:
- the fabF gene encoding beta-ketoacyl-ACP synthase II — encoded protein: MRRVVITGLGAITPLGNTAHEFMENVKAGKNGIAPITKFDASQTGITVAAEVKNFDPTMYMAKKDVKRMDMFSVYGIAAAAQALEDSKLVVTEDNADRIGVIVSSGIGGMETIQNQVIKMHEKGPKRIAPLFVPMVIGNMAAGNVAIKIGAKGICTSIVTACASSTNAIGEAFRNIKHGYSDVIFAGGAEATICEIGIGGFAALTALTPAEDPNRASIPFDKDRSGFVMGEGSAVLVLEELEHALARGAKIYGEVVGYGSNCDANHITSPVADGSGAGKCMALAMEEAQITPQDVSYINAHGTSTPTNDGAETTAIKYAFGEQAKLVPISSTKSMVGHLLGAAGAVEALACLAALQSDFIPPTIGLETPDESCDLDYVPKTGRQAEVTYTLSNSLGFGGHNAVICLKKWRGES